The Paramisgurnus dabryanus chromosome 24, PD_genome_1.1, whole genome shotgun sequence genome contains the following window.
ATCAGGACAACCTGAAGGACCAAAACCTGTAAGTATGTTTTATTCTATAATTATATGTTTTCAGTTGCTAGACAGTTAACTAAAGATTGACGTTTATATGTCATGAATTTTATTTGGGTAGTAGGGCACAAAGGAGATGGAGCACACGTGAGGGGGCGTAGGCTGTAGTGATGTTACGTTCGTGAGCGAATCGTTCTTTTGAACGAATCTTTTaggtgaacgaatcgttctctTTCACGCAATCTATTGACTCATAATTCTCGTTCATTAGGCTGAACAGTTGAGATATATCCAGCTGCAATCCAGCTGCAATCCCGCAGCGCCCACACAATCTAGGCCACCCGTCTCAGGCCGGAAGTGATGTTGAACCATATAGTGTTTTTGTAATGCGATTTATTTGTataatatttcaaaacaatatctgaaaatactaaaatataattatatatgttgatgtattaacatttatttttatgtagttTACTAATGCAACATCATTGCATAGTGTTTTCCATTAGACAATTAAGATATAATATTTACTTCATGTTCATCATCAGTATCTAAATGTTTATTAGGTAACAAATACTTAAAGATACCGGGTATAAAAGTTTAATGTCaaactttgtttacattatacatTATACTTGTAATTTTCATATGAACAAACATTTTCTACACAAAATACAGAGATAAAGATTAATTTGAAtgtttagctcaaaatatagaataacaataataatatagatactttattataaaatgttaaaattgccaatttgtatataggtgtgagcaaaaatgtgccgtttttgggtgtgtccttttaaatgcaaattacttgatctctgcactaagtggcagtgttgtggttggacaATGCAGATTAAgtggtggtattattataataagatccccatCTGATATctcaaggggagccaaatttcaattacctattttttcacatgcttgcagagaatggtttaccaaaactaagttactgggttgatcttagcACAGTATAGACAGTGATAATGCAGTGCTGGTCCACAATACATATATTACACACACAATACAAGATATCCATACCTTCTTGGATAATTGAAACCGTGCTGGTGtggtttattaaaatgtaatttaactTGGTGTACTACACTGTTGAAGTTGGTGTTATGCTGCATTTACTGCGCCGCTGTGTGAATGGCGCGGGAAACGCGCAACTTGAATAATCTGAATTTCTGTGGATTTCCTTGCCGCATTAACCAACTAGGACCTTTCtgtagtagtgatgtgattacaggaagcaagcggagTGACAGAGTCtcagcagagtcgcagaagcacCTCCCATTATACGAATTTCCACGTAAATTtcttgaatgactagaatttcacgtgcgaaTGAAGCGTCCAATTATAGCACGAATAGCacatttttgccgcctctactgtGGCTGGTGTTAAcacaacattattatttttctctaatgctgctttcacaccagctgcggtaGAGTCGTCAAGTGCGagttatttcaatgttaagtgAATGTCAAGACACGTTGACGCACGTTCTGGAGGTCTTGCAACGCTAATGAGCCGTTTAGTGCGGCACGGTACACGCGATTCCACCTCAtttgcgcgaattgagcgttgtcaCAGCAAATGCACAAGTtgaaaatgtgaactttggcagaaaaacgtgcacgttaaccaatcaggaccttgctctagtagtgacgtggtTACAGGAAacgagcagagtcgcagaagcccctcccatgacgcgatcttccgcgtgaatgtctcaatgactagaatttcatgggcgaatgaagcgagtaaaatcatgctacgtacacaccaaacccGGGGAATCgtgttactcgctctagattactcgcaggatttaaagcaacacttaagacttattgctctttgctccccctacaggttagaagcgtaattgttcattaccactgtcgtaaatactgcagcatagctggctctgattggattgtaggtctgccgtaaagcaggtttttgtagttttcactcgaactacaggaccactaccccgacggttggaaacttctttagtgcggttttggccgatagagggctgcaaagcgaatgtgaaagtgccattcaccctgttttgagggGATGAACCAcggaaacttttttggaaacgttattttaaggtaaaaaaacctCTTCGGTTTGCTTTAACTTCGTGTCTTGCGAATTTTCcgctcaagttgaatattttcaacttgggcgaagacgcgtttgaggcgaatattttcaacttgggcgaagacgcgtttgaggcgaatagcgcgtgttttcgtggacgcgtctgatcgcgtctttgcattgactttgtatgtaatctactcgcgcaaattgttgaactcgcgtctggtgtaaacccacggtcaaactgttcaagcggcaaactaggcgtgGTACATGCGAATTTGATGCCttaaacgcggctggtgtgaacccacggtaaggATTATAGCATGTGTACAAGGGATGAAATACAAAAAAGGCATATCATGCATATTATCTTTGACAAAGTAAATACAATTAGGTGCtctagatttttatttttatttttacacaccataaaacaataaatgttTGAACTATGCGTTAAAAAACATATGAAAACTAAAACGAATGTGGTTTTAACACAAATACATATTTTCAACACCCAGGCAAAAAATAATGAACCATTAGCAaaaataaaactgtaaaaacattaggtttaatgtttaaaaataaaatgtgaaagATGTTTAAACAATCTGTATTAGAGGCCACTATTATACAAACAACAGCAAAGTGTTAAAGTTTGAGAGCTTGACATAACAGACACAAACATCAAGTATTTAGTAAAAACTTAAAACTGTACAGTTATGTGTTGATTCAGCTGATATCATTTATAATCTTattgtgtgttgtgttgcagGATGTGGATTGTTGTGAATCTTCAGTGTATTTGACTGATGGGAGCTCCTCAAAAAGTCTGAATTCAGTGAGCACCAACCAAGATCAGCTACTGATGGACAGACATCTCGCTGAAGGGACAACCGGTCCAACACAGGAATCAGAGCTCGATCTCACTTTACTCTGTTACAGCGAGTCAGACAGCGATCAGGAGGATGAATCTACTGAACAAGAGTCTTATGATATCGTCTGTAAAGCTGAAGAACAGCAGGAGATCCTGCAGACCACAGTGAAGACGTGTTCAGTCCAACTGGAGGACTGCAGGAACCTGATGGAGATAAAAATAGAAACTATAAAAGAGGAATGTGACACTGAGAATGATGAAGATGAGgatcatgatgatgatgatgatgattttgTTCCCTCGGATGAGCCTTTAGATGTCAATGAATCTTCTGATGAAGAAAAACCACACAAGTGTCCATACTGCAAGAAGAGATTTTCCGATGCAAGTCAGGTTAAGTCACATGTGCTTTTACACACCCAGGAGAAACCGTATCGATGCAGCGTTTGTGGAAAAACTTTTAAGTTTTTACGTTCTTTTAAAAAACACGAATTAACACACAGTGAGGAGAAACCCTTTCCATGTTCACACTGTGAGAAACGTTTTAGTAATAAACATATGCTAACACAACACGAGAGAgttcacaccggagagaaaccgTACCTGTGCCAAcactgtggaaagagcttctctaataacaatggtttaaaaattcatcagagagttcacaccgGAGAAAAACCGTATCAATGCTCCCAATGTGAAAAGAGCTTCGCACGTTACCAAGCCTTTAAGCTTCATCAACGAGTTCACACTGGAGTTAAACCATACCAGTGTGAtttttgtgggaagagtttcaaTCGGCAGGACAATTTGGTTACACacgagagagttcacactggagagaaaccgtaCATCTGCAAACAATGTGGGAACGGCTTCTCAAATACCAGTGCTTTAAAATTGCATCAAAGAGTTCACACCGGAGAAAAACCTTATCAGTGCTCTGAATGTGAAAAGAGCTTCGCGCATCCCCGGGGTTATAAGCTTCACCTGCAAGTTCACACTGGAGTTAAACCTTATCCGTGTAATgtttgtggaaagagtttcactcGACGGGACAATTTATTGACACATCAGAGAATTCATACgggagaaaaaccttacaagTGCACTGAATGTGATAAGGGATTTACACAAGCGGTTCTCCTGAGAGCCCATCAGAAAAAACACCATGGAGAAAAACCTTAATATCTGTAAAGATATTCAGTCATGTAGGACATTTAAAGACTCATCAGAAGAAACATGCTAAAGAACAGACtgaaaaattaataaaaaataaaaaaggttaCAAACACTATTTGTAGAAGGCTTTGTATTTTCTGTACTGTATTGAAAATAATAGCAGATTTAATTAAAAATCAGATGTATTTGCTGTGAGACTTTTTTCAACATTTCTGGTTCTGTGACATTTATAATGtgatattttctgtattttttacagtttataaaaattttattttatacatatacattataaatacattatttgGTACAGCCAGAAAGTTTTCTTTTCATAAATTGAGCATTAGTTCCTGTATATTAAGACATAAAAGAAATGTTTTGGCAACGGTCCCTAACTTTATTCTCAATTGTAAATTGAGTCATTGTAAATTGTAAATAAATagttaatgttttgttgttatCTATCATTTCTCTAACTAATAAATCTCACAtcattaaatatataatgaggaggatttataataaatatatttgattCAAATTCTGTATCTctaattatttataataaaggTATATATTAATTTAGACGCAACATAATTTAGATTTAATATTTAGGATTTGTCTCTCCCGTTCTTCCTTATGGGCTTCAACTCCACTCCAGCAGGTGGCGGAAGTGCACCCAGAGCTGGTTTACAAACAACCGCTATAAAACCAAAGAAGAAGACGTAGTTCGTTGGCTTGCTAGAGAAGAGTTGTAATAAAGTCCATTTTACCATGTCAACACGGTGTTATTTTCACCCCGACTGCAAATCTCCTATATATGGTCTTCCTAAAGATGACAAAATTAGGGAGCAATggttaaattttatttttaactcgAGTTCTGAACATAACAACCCCAACATATTTCTCTGTGCTGCGCATTTTACGGAGGACAGCTTCATTAATCGTGAAGAGTACAATGCTGGTATCGCACAAATGCTTATCTTGAAAAATGAATCAGTTCCCACTTTATCAGGACAACCTGCTGATAATGGACCAAAATCTGTaagtatgttttattttgtaattatatatttttactttcaAGCGTAATTTGGCACAGCTAGCCAGTTAGCTATAGATTGAAGTTTTTAGGAGATGGACCACAGGTGAGGGGTCGTAGGCTGAGCAGTTGAGATTTATCCAGCTGCAGCGCCTTACAATTCAGGCCACCCGTCTGAGGCCGGAAGTGAGCAGTTGAGATTTATCCAGCTGCAGCGCCTCACAATTCAGGCCACCCGTCTGAGGCCGGAAGTGATGTTGAACCATATATGGTTTTTGTAGCGttcttatttttacatatttttttggaTTTGTATGGATAATATTTGAAAACAATATCTgaaaatactaaaacataatGTAACTATTTATCTGtggatttatttacatttatttttatgtagttAACTAAAGTGTTTCCATAGTACGTATGTgacgttttagctcaaaatatcatatagattatttattattattaacacgTTAAAATTACcagtaaatggcagtgccgtgattggatagtgcagattaagtgacgatattatccccttctgacatcacaaggggagtcaaatgtcaatgacctatttttttacatacttccaaagaatggtttaccaaaacgaagttactgggttgaacttaagcacattttctaagttgatagaagcactggggacccaattatagcacttaaacatgaaaaaagtcagatcattttcatgatatgaagagtttcgttgcaaaacgagataactctgttgattgtgcattccaattaatatcaattcaactgcagttggtttgttttgatttaaaccttcataacttaaaaaaatacagctaagtagcaccataaaacaaaataataacatgataacataataataaacatgttttgacaaaaatgttaaaaacggagttatctcgttttgcaacgaaactcttcatatgtccCCTTTACGGAAAATAATCTTTCACGGGTGCTTTAATACATCTAATGATATATCAATTTCACTTTTTGCAAGCAGTTTGATCATACAGTAGCACAGTTCAGACAGTGATAATAATAATTGAACCCATGCTGGTGTGGTTTATTAAGGTGTAATTTAACTTTGTACACTCTTGGAGTTATTCTTTTTCAGCGTATATATTGGTTGTACGATTTCTATTTGAAGTATTTAGTGAAAACTAAAAGCTGTTCAGTTGTGTGTTGATCAGCTGATATCATTTATAATCttactgtgtgttgtgttgtcagGATGTGGATTGTTATGAATCTTCACTGAATATGAATGATGGGAGCTCCACAGACAGTCTGGATTCAGTGAGCACCGAACAAGATCAGCCACTGATGGACAAACATCTCTCTGAAGAGACATCCGGTCCCACACAGGAATCAGAGCTCAGTCTCAATTTACTCTGTTATAGCGAGTCAGACAGCGATCAGGAGGATGAATCTAATGATAAAACCGCCACAGAGACTTACAATGTTGTCTGTAACGCTgaagaacagcagcagatcctgcagaccacaGTGAAGACATCTACAGTCATACTGGAGGACTTTAAGAACCAGATGGAGATAAAAATAGAAACTATAGAAGAGGAACATAacactgatgatgatgatgatgacgatgACGATGAAGATGATTTCGTTCCTTCGGATGAGTCTAATGATGATGATAATCACTGTATTCCTTCAggtatgtttctttttttattctttcttgGCATTGCTGTAAATGCCAAGAAATCGTGCAAATCAAACGTTTCTctaccaatcagaataaagcattcagcAGCCCTGTGGTATTAAATCAAATTTTGTATTAGCATAGCTTTATAAAATACTTTAAAGAACCGACAAATGTCATCTTTGAATGTCATGAATGTGGTAAATGATACAAAATCACCCTGTTTACTGTGTTTGCATTTGTGTAAATTTAAGTAAAATAACAACTATTTTTaatgttgttgtgtttctttCAGATCAGATCAATGAATCTTCTGATAAAGAGAAACCACACAAGTGTCCATACTGTAAGAAGACATTTTCCAAAATAACTATGGTTAAATACCATGTGCGTTTACACACCAAGGAGAAACCGTATCAATGCAGTATATGTGGGAAAACCTTTAGGCTTTCATGTTCTTTAAAATCGCACGAAAGAACACACAGCGGGGAGCAACCCTTTCAAtgttcacactgtgataaacgttttaattataaatattatttaacgcAACacgagagagttcacactggagagaaacctttccTCTGCCAACACTGCGGGAAGAGCTTTCCAAAACATCAGAATCTTACAtttcatcagagagttcacaccgGTGAAAAACCTTATCAGTGCTCtcaatgtggaaagagcttcGCGCGTCCCGGGACCTATAAGACTCATAAACAAGTTCACCTTGGAGTTAAACCTCATCCGTGTAGtttttgtgggaagagtttcacTCGACAGGACAATTTGGCGACACATCAGAGAATTCATACGGGAGACAAACCTTACAAGTGCACCCAGTGTGATATGGGATTTACACAAGCGGTTCTCCTGAGACTCCATCAGAAAAAACATACTGCAGGAAAACTTTAACATCTGGAGAGATATTCAATCATGTAGGACATTTAAAGACTCATCAGAAGAAACATGCTAAAGAACAGACTGAAAAGATgacaaaaattaataaaaaaaatggttacAAACACTATTTTACATTTGTAGAAGAATTTGTATTTTCTGTACTGTATTGAAAGTAATAGCAGATTTAATTTGATCTAAGTAAAACTCAAATGTATTTGCTGTGAGACTTTTTTCAACATTTTTGGTTCTGTGACATTTATAATGTGATATTGGTATTTTCTGTATTTCTTTACATAAATTAGCATTAGCTAATTAGCATGAGCATTAGTAGCTGTGTAttcagaaataaaaacaaatgttttggcaACGGTCCCtaactttattttacaattgTAAATTGAGTTATTGTTAATTGTAAATAAATagttaatgttttgttgttatCTATCGTTCCTCtaactaaaaaaacacaaacacataatttaatatataatgAGGAGGattcataataaatatattttattcaaaTTCTGTATCTctaattatttataataaagaTATATATTAATTTAGACGCAACATAATTTAGATTTAATATTTAGGATTTGTCTCTCCCATTCTTTCTTATGGGCTTCACCTCCATTCCAGCAGGTGGCGCAAGTGCACCTAAAGCTGGTTTATCGCACAACCGCCATAAAACAAAAGAAGACGACGTAGTTGTTTGCATGCTGGAGAAGATTTGTTGTAAAAAAGTGCTTTTTACTATGTCAAGACGGTGTTATTTTCACCCCGATTGCAAATCTCCTATATATGGCCTTCCTAAAGATGAGAACATTAGGGAGCAATGGTTAAGGTTTATTTTTAACTCGAGTTCTGAACATAACAACCCCAACATATTTCTCTGTGCTGCGCATTTTACGGAGGACAGCTTCATTAATCGTGAAAAGTACAATGCTGGTATCGCACAAATGCTTATCTTGAAAAATGAATCGGTTCCAACTTTATCAGGACAACGAGATGATACTGGACCAAAACCTGTaagtatgttttattttattattgtgtgtTTTACTTTAAAGCGTAATTTGGCGCCGCTAGCCAGTTAGCTAAAGTTTGAAGTTTTTCTGTAATGCATTTCTTTGGGGAGTGGTGCACAAAGGAGATGGACCACACGTGAGGGGTCGTAGGCTAAACAGTCGAGATTTATCGAGCTGCAGCGCCTCACAATTCAGGCCACCCGTCTCAGGCCGGAAGTGATATTGAACCATATATGGTTTTTGTAGCGttcttattatttttacatCAATTTTAATGGGGTTTATATGTGTAATAGTTGAAAACTACTTCTgaaaatactaaaacataacGTAATTCTGTtggtttattaacatttattttcatgtagttaactaaaatattttgtatgtaaagttttagctcaaaataccatatagataatttataatagcatgttaacatttactctataggtgtgagcaaaaatgtgtcgttttgggtgtgtcctttaaaatgcaaatgagttgatctctgcagtaaatggcagtgccatggttggatagtgcagattaagggacggtattatccccttctgacatcacaaggggagccaaatgtcaatgacctatttttttacatacttccaaagaatggtttacaaaaactaagttactgggttgttcttttttacATATTCTAAATTGattgaagcactggggacccaattaaagcacttaaacataaaaaagtcagatttttatgatgtGTCCCCTTTAAGGAAACATGATCTTTCAAAGGCGCTTGAATACATCTCATGAAATATCAATTTCAGTTTCATCATACAGTAGCACAGTTTAGACAGTGATAATGATAATTGAACCCATGCTGGTGTGGTTTATTTAGATGTAATTTAACTTGGTACACTCTTGGAGTTGGTGTTATTCTTTTTCACCTTATATATTGGTTGTATGATTTCTATTTGAAGTATTTCATGAAAAATAAAAGCTGTTCAGTTGTGTGTTTATTCAGTTGATATCATTTATAATCttactgtgtgttgtgttgtcagGATGTGGATTGTTGTGAAACTTCAGTGTATGTGATTGATGGGAGCTCCTCAGAAAGTCTGGATTCAGTGAGCGTTGAACAAGATCAGCCACTGATGGACAAACATCTCCCTGAAGAGACATCCGGTCCCACACAGGAATCAGAGCTCGATCTCAATTTACTCTGTTACAGCGAGTCAGACAGTGATCAGGAGGATGAATCTACTGATAAAACCACCAAAGGGTCTCATGATATCGTATGTAATGCTGAAGAACAGCAGGAGATCCTGCAGACCACAGAGAAGACGTCTTCAGTCCAACTGAAGGATTGCAGGAACCTGATGGAGAGACAAATAGAAACTATAGTAGTGGAAGATGACactgatgatgaagatgatgatgatgattatgatgatgatgatgatgaagaagataagAAAAAGCGTTATGATGACGATGATGATGATTTCGTTCCTTCGGATGAGTCTAATGATGATGACTGTATTCCTTCAGGTACGTCTCTCTTTTTTAttctatattggcaattgtgtAAATGCCAAGAAATCGTGCACACCCAATCAGAAAGATGAATTCAgcagccctgtggtataaaaTCAAATTTTGTATTAGCATAGCtttataaaacactttaaagaaccGACAAATGTCAATCTTTGAATGTCATGAATGTGGAAAATGATACAAAATCACCTTGTTTGCAGTTTGTGAAATAAATCTATTTTTaatgttgttgtgtttctttCAGATGAGATCAATGACTCTTCTGATGAAGAGAAACCACACAAGTGTCCATACTGTAAGAAGAGATTTTCCGATACAACTAAGGTTAAATACCATGTGCGTTTACACACCAAGGAGAAACCGTATCAATGCAGTATATGTGGGAAAACCTTTAGGCTTTCATGTTCTTTAAAGTCACACGAAAGAACACACAGCGGGGAGCAACCCTTTCCATGTTCACACTGTGGTAAACGTTTTAGttctaaatattatttaacGCAACacgagagagttcacactggagagaaacctttccTTTGCCAACACTGTGGGAAGAGCTTTGCTAAAGCCGATGGATTTAAATTTCATCTGAGAGTTCACACCGGAGAAAAACCTCATCAGTGTTCTCAATGTGGAAAGAGATTCGCACATCCCCGGGGCTATAAGGCTCATAAACAAGTTCACCTCAGAGTTAAACCTTATCCGTGTAAtatttgtgggaagagtttcacTCGACAGGACAATTTGGCGACACACCAGAGAATTCATACgggagaaaaaccttacaagTGCACCCAGTGTGATATGGGATTTACACAAGCGGTTCTCCTGAGACTTCATCAGAAAAAACATACTGCAGGAAAACTTTAATATCTGTAGAGATATTCAATCACGTAGGAAATTTAAAATACACATCAGAAGAACAATGCTGAAGAACAACAGACTGTGAAAATGACAAAAAGTCATTCACAAACACAagtttatgttttcttttttttgtagtATATTGAAAATAATAACAGCTTtcataaatacattaattagaTTAAAAAAACTCTAATGTATCTGCTTACCACATTTCTAATTCTGTGACTTTGTTTTTGGTTCAcatggaaagttttttttttacagaaattttATGTTAGTAtattcaaaaataaacaaatgttctGGGAACGGTGCCCTAAATTCTTTATTGTGCCACACCTCACTTCAATAGTTCATTTTTTGTTGTTATCTATCATTCATCTAATCTAActtaaataagtaaaaacatattttaatataatgggAAAAATTACATCAATATGATGTAAGagatatatacatatataataaaaaatgtatatacatattttatatttatatataattgtaaatacttaatatataactaatctataaatagatttttgttttcttaaaattaaacatgcatgcatatttatatacacataattattatactcactacacacacgcacataaacaaaaacttttattttgcaaacgattagtcgcaaTTAATCGTTTTGCAGTCCTAATTCAAATATGCAATAAAACTTTTTACAACTTACTTTACTTAAACTTATTTAGATTTCACTTATATGTATAAGTGTATCCATttaagagatagttcacccaaaaatgaatattgCATCGACTGCTGttattctaaacctgtatgaatttcttttttctgatgaacacgaaagaAGATATTTCGATaaatggatgcaaaaatgatgcactatatttttaagtaaatccagactttattttttgtgggaagagtttcacTGGTGTGATCTATAAGATAAATAGTTTGATGCAAGATTTATCTCTTGGAATAaatttattaaagcaacactatgtagttttttttttacctttaaataatgtctctaaaattatttcagtgatagaacatcttttaactggacaaattttactgttgctgcaacctgagcagcctcctagctgctacaagcacactctgaaagtggcggtggagggtagagcacacagccccgcccctccacctgcctgcagaagagtgtctgataccaggcactgttgcgcttttcaaccacatgggggagctgtaagtcatttttacatggaaactacatagtgttgctttaattcgttttttatttttagaataTAAAATTAAGTTCTTTTATGAATTAAGTCAAAGTCTGGCAAATAATATACGATATTTAAAGAGAAGATGTCACATTAAAgtactgtatatttacatactgcaAACAGTGTGCAGGTTGGATAGCAGCATTTGTAGAAAAGTGTCTGGTGCAGTTTGTGTgattgatgtgtgtgtgttaaggTAGTGCCACAGTTTAGTGCCTCTGTCTAGAGAGAGGAGACAGTTCAGCTTCCTTAACAGCCTGTTAAGTGTTTTCCGGGTTAATTTGTTGTTGTACGTGTCCAGAAGAGAAGGGAGTGTAAAGCCACAGGGATTTGAGGTGGGGGGTGGTGCAATTTTTCAAACCTAGTAATGCAGCTGGTGAGGATGCCTTTGATGCGGCCCGGTAGAACTTTTAAttcactatatatatatatatatatatatatatatatatataactatatatatatatatatatatatatatatatatatatatatatatatatatatatataattaaaattGTTATGTTTAGatttattctgtgttgctaTGAAAGTTATTGACATGACTAGTAATTACAATGTATCCATGTTACCGCAATGACTTAAATCAGGCTAGTACTGGACTAAAATCCCGGATTAGATGGCACATCTAATGAAAAGAGTAAACTCTGTTACTGCAGTCTAGTCTCAAATTATATTATGCCAAATATAAGAATTTGTAGATGTTTGAAATTGTTTTTGCAACATTTAAAGTGTATGTTATATAACATGTACTATTACAAGGACACTTCACCATACTTTGAGAGAGCTGCACAATGCTGTTCCTGACtcaataaaataatgtttattgcCTTAGCTCCACTCTTTACTCATAAATAATATGCATTAGATAAAAGAAAGACCACTGAGTGCTGCTATTATATTACCACTCAGACCTTGTGGCATTAAGACCAATTACAGTAGCCTACACACTCAGGTTAATATTCTCTGGTGGCCCTTAGGAGTTAATGTTAGCCCCTGCCTTGAAAGTAAATCAAGAAATCACTCCCgctgtattttgatgtcatctgcctgTTGGTCTCTGTGACAGCACATTATGTTAACCCAACCCACTTGAAAGTTGCATTAGGCTTTGTAGCC
Protein-coding sequences here:
- the LOC135723922 gene encoding uncharacterized protein; the protein is MSTRCYFHPDCKSPIYGLPKDDKIREQWLNFIFNSSSEHNNPNIFLCAAHFTEDSFINREEYNAGIAQMLILKNESVPTLSGQPADNGPKSDVDCYESSLNMNDGSSTDSLDSVSTEQDQPLMDKHLSEETSGPTQESELSLNLLCYSESDSDQEDESNDKTATETYNVVCNAEEQQQILQTTVKTSTVILEDFKNQMEIKIETIEEEHNTDDDDDDDDDEDDFVPSDESNDDDNHCIPSDQINESSDKEKPHKCPYCKKTFSKITMVKYHVRLHTKEKPYQCSICGKTFRLSCSLKSHERTHSGEQPFQCSHCDKRFNYKYYLTQHERVHTGEKPFLCQHCGKSFPKHQNLTFHQRVHTGEKPYQCSQCGKSFARPGTYKTHKQVHLGVKPHPCSFCGKSFTRQDNLATHQRIHTGDKPYKCTQCDMGFTQAVLLRLHQKKHTAGKL
- the LOC135723889 gene encoding uncharacterized protein, with amino-acid sequence MGFTSIPAGGASAPKAGLSHNRHKTKEDDVVVCMLEKICCKKVLFTMSRRCYFHPDCKSPIYGLPKDENIREQWLRFIFNSSSEHNNPNIFLCAAHFTEDSFINREKYNAGIAQMLILKNESVPTLSGQRDDTGPKPDVDCCETSVYVIDGSSSESLDSVSVEQDQPLMDKHLPEETSGPTQESELDLNLLCYSESDSDQEDESTDKTTKGSHDIVCNAEEQQEILQTTEKTSSVQLKDCRNLMERQIETIVVEDDTDDEDDDDDYDDDDDEEDKKKRYDDDDDDFVPSDESNDDDCIPSDEINDSSDEEKPHKCPYCKKRFSDTTKVKYHVRLHTKEKPYQCSICGKTFRLSCSLKSHERTHSGEQPFPCSHCGKRFSSKYYLTQHERVHTGEKPFLCQHCGKSFAKADGFKFHLRVHTGEKPHQCSQCGKRFAHPRGYKAHKQVHLRVKPYPCNICGKSFTRQDNLATHQRIHTGEKPYKCTQCDMGFTQAVLLRLHQKKHTAGKL
- the LOC135723873 gene encoding uncharacterized protein translates to MSRRCYFHPDCKSPIYGLPKDEKIRKQWLNFIFNSSSEHNNPNIFLCAAHFTEDSFINREEYNAGITQMLILKNESVPTLSGQPEGPKPDVDCCESSVYLTDGSSSKSLNSVSTNQDQLLMDRHLAEGTTGPTQESELDLTLLCYSESDSDQEDESTEQESYDIVCKAEEQQEILQTTVKTCSVQLEDCRNLMEIKIETIKEECDTENDEDEDHDDDDDDFVPSDEPLDVNESSDEEKPHKCPYCKKRFSDASQVKSHVLLHTQEKPYRCSVCGKTFKFLRSFKKHELTHSEEKPFPCSHCEKRFSNKHMLTQHERVHTGEKPYLCQHCGKSFSNNNGLKIHQRVHTGEKPYQCSQCEKSFARYQAFKLHQRVHTGVKPYQCDFCGKSFNRQDNLVTHERVHTGEKPYICKQCGNGFSNTSALKLHQRVHTGEKPYQCSECEKSFAHPRGYKLHLQVHTGVKPYPCNVCGKSFTRRDNLLTHQRIHTGEKPYKCTECDKGFTQAVLLRAHQKKHHGEKP